The genomic interval TGCCGCATAAAATATTCACCAATCAATACACCATGAGCACCGATTGACTTTAAGTAATCCATATCGCTATTACCCGCAATTCCGCTCTCACTAATGACAGTAACATTTTTCGGCATAAGTCCGATTAACTCTTCGGTCGTTTTTAGATCCGTAACGAATGTTTTCAAATCGCGGTTATTAATGCCGATGAGCGTTGCTTTGTCCAGCTCAAGAACGCCTTCCAGCTCATCTTTGTTGTGCACTTCTACGAGCACATCCATCCCAATCGACTTCGCAAGATCATGAAACTCACCAAGCTGCGTTGGCGTAAGAATAGCTGCTATGAGCAAGATTGCGTCCGCTCCGATTAAGCGAGCCTCATAAATTTGACGATGGTCAATCGTAAAATCTTTTCTTAATAGAGGTACCTTTACCGTTTTTTTCACGGCTTGCAGAAATTCATTAGATCCTTGAAAGTAATCACGATCCGTTAACACTGAAATACAATCCGTACCAGCTGCTTCATATTGTGCAGCAAGCGTGGTTGGC from Paenibacillus sp. FSL K6-3182 carries:
- the trpC gene encoding indole-3-glycerol phosphate synthase TrpC, whose amino-acid sequence is MFLDKIVATKRTEVEELAARFDLAQVEKQISEMEACRGFEHALSAAGRNRSMGLIAEVKKASPSKGLIRADFEPTTLAAQYEAAGTDCISVLTDRDYFQGSNEFLQAVKKTVKVPLLRKDFTIDHRQIYEARLIGADAILLIAAILTPTQLGEFHDLAKSIGMDVLVEVHNKDELEGVLELDKATLIGINNRDLKTFVTDLKTTEELIGLMPKNVTVISESGIAGNSDMDYLKSIGAHGVLIGEYFMRHEQVGQSVTDLMGAVTVR